In Tachypleus tridentatus isolate NWPU-2018 chromosome 7, ASM421037v1, whole genome shotgun sequence, a genomic segment contains:
- the LOC143256478 gene encoding uncharacterized protein LOC143256478, with the protein MLLMTKVRRTIPSQCYDKVVVSNQLVTKGRFFSEKGDPPVFDFLPYSYLMVEDFVLKSSEKANDPKLFLHVFTPRIGRKKRSMLQEHGGDVQTDWLDSFAVEDGDIQNIVRRIIPTPYVSRKTLDGGDVDWVKTLDGGDVDWVKRAFFTPRIGRAPFIPRIGRTNPDRSSDFALIPFTSRVPFISKIATLDN; encoded by the coding sequence ATGTTGCTAATGACAAAAGTAAGAAGGACGATTCCATCTCAGTGTTACGACAAGGTCGTAGTTTCAAACCAACTGGTGACGAAAGGGCGTTTTTTCTCCGAAAAGGGCGATCCCCCAGTTTTTGATTTCTTGCCATATTCCTATCTCATGGTCGAAGATTTTGTGCTTAAAAGTTCTGAAAAGGCAAATGATCCTAAGCTCTTTTTACACGTTTTTACTCCAAGAATTGGCCGAAAGAAGAGGTCCATGCTCCAAGAACATGGCGGGGACGTTCAAACAGATTGGCTTGACAGCTTTGCAGTTGAAGATGGagatattcaaaatattgttCGACGAATTATTCCAACTCCCTATGTCAGCCGCAAAACTTTAGATGGTGGTGACGTAGACTGGGTCAAAACTTTAGATGGTGGTGACGTAGACTGGGTCAAAAGAGCCTTTTTCACACCTCGGATAGGCCGTGCGCCATTTATTCCTCGAATCGGAAGAACAAATCCAGATAGATCTTCTGATTTTGCATTAATTCCTTTTACAAGCCGAGTTCCATTTATTTCCAAAATCGCTACACTGGACAACTGA